From the Cloeon dipterum chromosome 4, ieCloDipt1.1, whole genome shotgun sequence genome, the window GCCACAGGCAGCACAATAAGCAGGCAAAGGATGCCGCAGCCGCAGACCAGCCTCATCGCTCGTCTTTCTCCCGTCCTCTCACAGCGGTTTGTGTGCGTTTGCCGTCCGCCAAATCAACTCGCAAACTTCAAGGAAATATATAATCGAaactttgataattttttaacaacgaTTAAATTTCCTGTAACATTCGATTAAAACTCGAACTGTTTTTATCTGATCCGATTGAACAGAGATAAAAGCCTTAGTTTCCTGACCATATTTCTCGCCGTTTTAactatttcaaatatattttaattaaatgttcattttgagaaataattctCTTAACGTACATTTAAAATCTTCCATTTCCAAATTTGAGAACTAATTAAAGTTGGTGGTGTCAGAAATAATCCTGAAAGGGCACGGCTCCACCGGGAGGGAGGGCAACTATCCTGCGGGCCGAATTAATGCCTGGCTACGCAAAGGTTGCAACGTATTTCCAGAGTGCGCCTGCAAGTTTCGAATTTCTGCAACCCGCGCGGCAGGAGAGTGCGATAACTGGGTCAATCTGGGTGTGGCGTTTGTTGTTTCGCTTGTACCATAACAACACGAGTTTTTTTAgcgttttcaaaatattcaaaaattcccACAACCTTGaaaactctaaaaataaaaaataaattcacagaTCCTCCATtctttaatcagaaaaaataaatcttaattaattttcatctcaaaaaacaaaaaatcgtgCAGATATTTTTCAGTTGGCGTCCGCCGACTTTGTCCCCGTTGTCCAGAGTCGCAATCTGTCCTTGTCCACACCGCCGTCTGCAGTCGGACCTCCGCTTAAAAGGCATTGTTCCGACATTGCAGCTGATCAAAGTAAACAACAACAAGAAATCGCGAGCAAAACAGTACCGTCGACAGGGGTGTGAGGAAAGGAGGTGCGTTCTCCACTTGAAAAACGCGtgaaattctttcaaatttgtactattttaagctttaaaaAGTTCTTAACTAgtgttttaaaagtaattctTGTGAATATGGGAATTTTTTGAgaattaattcgattttagTGAAAATCATCTTAAGAATTGTGCAAGTTCTCCATGGTGTTTGCTTCTAATAGTTCTAATAACACCGGGAGATGTCTCTATCAACCGGGCTGTTACTCAATTTAAGTGATACcggtttaaaaaaacacagttACCggttatatataattaattctatcattaaaactttctgaaataataagaatttcaaaattaattttaaaaaactataataatacataaattttccttccaagcaagacaaaaacacagcaattttacattataaaaaagatttccaattaaaaaaccgGTTTTTCAGCCATGCTATCGAAAGTATCGCCCACATGATTATTTGTTGTGACGTCTCCCTTTGGACTCTTGACGTGCGGACTGAGAAGTGAGAGCGGCAGCTGGGTGTCGATTGGCAGTGCGAAAAGATGGACAAGGAGGTGAGGGCCCTGCTGCGGCGCGTCCTGCTCGACGGACTGGCCCTGGCCGCAGGTACGACCTTCACCACGCCGCCCTGAACGCGCGTTGACCCTATTTCGGGCCTGTTTTCAGTCGGTATCCCCTTGCTGGTGTTTAAATTATGGGGCCAGCCTTACCAGCGAGGATTTTTCTGCAACGACGAGTCCCTGCAGCACCCTTTCCACGACTCCACGGTCACCTCCGAGATGCTCTACGTCACCGGATTCGTCATTCCCATCGCCATCGtatgttacattatttttattttatttatttaaaaatagggatttaAATGGGCACCTGGTTGGCCTCCCCTCTCCCTTTTCGTACCTTTAAAAGGACACTAACTACACCTCGGAATGATTTAAGGATGTGTAAACTGCCAAATACGGAAAAAcagatttatttcttgaaGTTTAACAGACTACCCTGAGCTCAGGTCACGCGTACCTGAACCCTATTCTCACTTAAAAACGCTCCCTCATCCCGAGGAATCGAAACCAAACACGCACCTGATCTCAGGGTACCTCCCCTGACGTCAGGGTACCTCAACGTTCGGACCGTTGTTTCAGTTCTTCGGCACGGAGGTCCGTAGGAAGCGTCAGGGTTGTCGAGCCGTGGGGGCGCGGCCACTTCCCCTCTGGCTGTGGGAGACCTACAGGGTGGTGGGCGTGTTCCTGTTCGGCGCCGCCTGCTCGCAGCTGACGACCGACATCGGCAAGTACACGATCGGTCGACTGCGGCCGCACTTCCTGCAGCTGTGCCAGCCCAACATCGACTGCAGCCTGGCCGAGAACAGGCACGTCTACCACGAGGCCTTCGAGTGCACCAACGCCTTCGTCGACGCCTACAGACTCAAGGAGGTCCGCCTCTCCTTCCCCTCGGGCCACTCGTCCTTCTCCGCCTACACCATGGTCTTCCTCGTTGTAAGTGAATTTcccgccatttttaattccaaggattgctgtgaattttccgccattttgaattccaagatgACGCCATTTTCCTTCTGCCGCAGATTTACGTGCAGGTTCGATGGACGCGACACCGCATTTTCACGCTGTTGCGGCCCTTCGTGCAGTTCCTGGCACTGTCCCTGGCCTGGTTCACCGCCCTGACCAGGGTGTCCAACTACAAACACCACTGGAGCGACGTCCTCGTTGGTTCTCTCCAGGGCACCATCGTCGCCATCCTCATCGTAAGTAGGCTCGAGAAATTTGAGGAATTCCACAACACAGGGCCCCCCTCCTTACACCGGAagtctatttaaaatttctacagCATCAGGGGGTTTGAATAAGGAGATTCtttggttcaaaataaatttcagacgAGTGTTTCCGTCAGCCATTGCTGTCATCTCAAATCTCAACCCCGACTCCGGTGTGTGAGGGGGGTCATGGTGTGGGAACCGATCTTTAATGACcgtaattaacaatttaaagataaatatatGCACTTGAACGCGTACGGAGGCAGCAAAATGCTTTTAAGGAGCGTCTGTCGGAAGCTAGAGGGGCTGAAAATCAGTAATTCGATCTCTGTCTCTGTCTCGAGAGAGAGTGCTTTGATAAAAACGAGAGTGGCGTCGGAATCAAACTCGATTTCGTTCGGCAGCGAGCGGTTGAAAGAGCCGCTATTTATCTGGCCGCGAGCGCGAGACAAGGCGCGAGAGTAAAACAAGTGGTCTGGCTCGTTAAAGTTTCCGCCTGAGGCCGCGCTAAGTGAGTGGCCGGCTTTATTTGTCCTTGAACTAGAGccatcaaaaaattaactgccGCTTCCCGTCCGGTCATCGCGTCTCGACGCCAAAATCGGCTCCGCGCGatgatttcatttattttcctaagtgctaaattgagatttttttatcaaaggaaATACGGATTTGTAATTCACTTATTgagaattgattttatttcggtTAAACAACGTCGGCGACGAGGAAGTCGAAAGTCTATTTCGAGTGAATCTAATATTTGTTGGGCGcgcgagcaaaaaaatattggctcGAGAGCAACAAAACAGATGAGCCGCTCACTCAGTCAGTCTCGTCAAGAAGCAAGAGGCGAGCGTGATTTATTCGAGGCGAGTGGATCGAGTGACAGTGCCACCAACAACGCGCTGCAAAAAGCACCAGATTGCTTTTTTTTGTAACGCGACGAGTCGTTTAATGTAGCAAACAGATCAACTATTTATACTCCTggcattttttcttaaagtaATTTCAAAGTCTTGATTTCCAAGgcagaaaaaattggttgTTTGCCGGGTTCGAGAATTTCGCTACATCCGAGTCTGCTTAAACGCGGAAATCTAATTTCTGAAAAGGAATTATTGTACTCTTATGCTTAAAGACTtctctttgacgaagtttctgagcccaccaatcgattcctgagggtcgaattagttaaaatggatttttaacgttaaaaaaagtgaagtgcgacgtgcgaaccttttttcccgccaaaacaaatgaatgtgagaagtgcgcaCGCGTCACAGCTGGTTCGAGCACTGCCTgtgcgaatgacttctttgtcagttCCAGCCAgttctgacgcatgcgcacttctcgcatttaaattgttttggcgggaaaaaaaattcgcaagtcgcactgcactttttggtcgaaaAAACCTTaactaattcaaccctcaggaatcgattggtgtgctctgAAAGTTCATGACTgttgacatttaaatttcccgccaGTTCGACTTTCGTTTTTTCCTCTGAGTCTATCTATTTTCAGGTGAAAATCTATTGAAATGCCTCGTTAAATCGAAATGActatccttaaattcaaaaatttacgaaaaaatttgtttgaaatccGTTAAATGGCGGGAAAAAGAGCGAGTAAAACGTCGGACACCAattcttcttcatttttatttcccgccatttttaaattcccaaaattcTGTTGGTTATTGCTCTGTTTTGCGCAATCTGAAACAACAATTCCTTGTATAAACGGTTTAATGACCTTCGCTTGACTTAAAAACCcatcaagaattaaaaatggcgggaaaaataACGCCATCACATGTTTCTACTCGACGTGACGCCTCATTTTCTTTCCCgccattttgattttcacgTTTTTCACTTGTTTCTGGTACCAGGAATCCATTTTCGGGGTCAAAATTCTCCATTCGAACAGCGCCGAATTTTCCCGCCTCTTTTTAAAGCTCGCCTTGTTGGACTGATTTCAGGCGCGGTGGGTGTGCGGCCTGAAAAAAGGGTCGACGGACCGCGATTCGGACGGCAGCCTGCCGATGGTGCGGCCCGGCACCAACAGCACCGTCGAATGACAACAACAACATCAGCAAACGGACGCCGTTTGAAGAGCCCTCCTTGTTGCTGCCTTGACATCAAAGTTTAAcatgatattaaaatgaattttatattaaaaatatataaatatagatCAAATTGCATTCgtatacaattattttaacaacacgcacttttaattttaagaagaatgaaaattaaataataagaaacATGTTATCTATGGGTGCGTGTGTGACGCGTCGATTATTGTCGTTCGTGGTGcgactgtgtgtgtgtgtgtgtgtggttatattggaacaataataataaagtgaGTGCGAGTGTGCGAGCATATCACGGGGAGCtagctcttttaattttatctctttcctTATCTGGCGGCCAGGGGGGCTCCCATTCATTGTCAGTCAGCAGCGTGCGGCATGGCGCAGCTCGTCGGCTTCCTGGGCTCCTCGGTCCTCGTCGACTGGACCATCCTCCTCGCAGGTCTCAAAACcctattattttttgttcattgttTCTAAAGGAATCTGATTTGTTTGGTTAGCCTCATTCGGATGTTTCCTCTTGGTAAACAAGAGAAAGatctacttttaaatttcaaccaaaGTCCTTTTTGATTCGTGAATACAGAAATGTTTTTCGCTTTtgatgattgaaaatattttgaaacaattgattgcgttatttttaaaattccgagCGTG encodes:
- the LOC135943895 gene encoding uncharacterized protein LOC135943895 encodes the protein MDKEVRALLRRVLLDGLALAAVGIPLLVFKLWGQPYQRGFFCNDESLQHPFHDSTVTSEMLYVTGFVIPIAIFFGTEVRRKRQGCRAVGARPLPLWLWETYRVVGVFLFGAACSQLTTDIGKYTIGRLRPHFLQLCQPNIDCSLAENRHVYHEAFECTNAFVDAYRLKEVRLSFPSGHSSFSAYTMVFLVIYVQVRWTRHRIFTLLRPFVQFLALSLAWFTALTRVSNYKHHWSDVLVGSLQGTIVAILIPYLAARGAPIHCQSAACGMAQLVGFLGSSVLVDWTILLAEGAAVLLVPLLSSAKRRGFSCSDTSIRQPYVEETIPTWALGVGFVVGALLLMVLFELMMSETGPSGVVCRGRALPVWAVRLYSVVTAFLCGAGFSQMTTDIAKYHIGALRPHFFQVCQPNVSCDENVDPFRFYGPGDYRCTHWTEEQLADSRLSFPSGHASLSFYVSTYLAFYLQSRVRDCSNERRLACFLVRPLVQGLALLAAWFTAVSRVMDNMHHWRDVTAGALIGIVAAILIIQSLKPFKDVRCLRPNEESPLRRLQANGLDLERN